A genomic region of Bacteroidales bacterium contains the following coding sequences:
- a CDS encoding chorismate synthase encodes MNSFGRLFRMHIFGESHGSSVGVVLDGCPAGIPLEPDDFLPDLSRRKAGSLGTTPRQEEDRPELVSGIFNGFTTGAPLTVLFRNTNTRSQDYTQLRETPRPGHADYTASVKFGGFEDYRGGGHFSGRLTLGLVAAGVVAKKIIHPVEVSASLIEAGGKTDIQKAVEEAVARKDSIGGIVECRVQNLPAGLGEPFFDSVESLISHAVFAVPAMKGIEFGSGFRAARMWGSEHNDAFVGRDGTTCTNNAGGINGGITNGNELVFRVAVKPTSSTSQVQHTLNFRTGEMTDLKIEGRHDTCIALRVPVVIESVTAVVLADLMLIEQKIHRIIHPKTK; translated from the coding sequence ATGAACAGTTTCGGAAGACTATTCAGGATGCATATTTTCGGAGAATCACACGGTTCGTCTGTCGGCGTCGTTCTGGATGGTTGTCCTGCCGGAATACCTCTGGAGCCCGATGATTTCCTGCCCGATCTTTCGCGGCGGAAAGCCGGTTCGTTGGGCACAACGCCCCGTCAGGAAGAAGATAGGCCGGAACTGGTGAGCGGAATTTTTAACGGTTTTACCACCGGAGCGCCATTGACAGTACTTTTCAGAAATACCAATACCCGTTCGCAGGATTATACACAACTACGGGAAACCCCGCGTCCGGGCCATGCTGATTATACGGCATCAGTCAAATTCGGAGGTTTTGAAGATTACAGGGGCGGCGGCCATTTTTCCGGACGTCTGACCCTTGGGCTTGTAGCGGCAGGTGTGGTGGCAAAGAAGATCATTCATCCGGTGGAAGTCAGTGCTTCCCTCATTGAAGCCGGAGGCAAAACCGACATTCAGAAGGCGGTGGAAGAGGCCGTCGCCCGGAAAGATTCTATCGGAGGTATTGTCGAATGCAGGGTACAAAACCTTCCGGCCGGCCTGGGGGAACCTTTTTTTGATTCGGTGGAAAGCCTGATCAGCCATGCGGTTTTTGCTGTCCCCGCCATGAAGGGAATCGAATTCGGGTCCGGGTTCAGGGCGGCCCGTATGTGGGGCAGTGAACACAATGACGCCTTTGTAGGCCGGGACGGTACCACCTGCACCAACAACGCCGGAGGAATCAACGGGGGCATTACCAACGGTAATGAACTGGTATTCAGGGTGGCCGTTAAACCAACCTCCAGTACCTCTCAGGTTCAGCATACCTTGAATTTCAGAACAGGAGAAATGACCGATCTGAAAATTGAAGGAAGGCACGATACCTGCATCGCCCTGCGGGTGCCTGTGGTGATTGAATCTGTTACTGCTGTCGTACTGGCTGATCTTATGCTGATCGAACAAAAGATACATCGTATTATTCATCCGAAAACAAAATGA
- a CDS encoding type I 3-dehydroquinate dehydratase, producing the protein MICVSIAESSFENCLAAVRREPFSEIRLDQASFSPEQITKLFSSGNRIIATCRPGNHDDALRKEMLIRAVESGAAYVDIELEAPSDYRNEIIKVARKRNCQVIISFHDYLDTPVISRLEKNLELCYCAGADIAKIACMVNDREALLRLFQLYYYKGRKVIVGMGLFGPLSRIAALSLGSEFTFASLVGGKQTAPGQLTRQAMEQILTILGIHTEAKQPQ; encoded by the coding sequence ATGATTTGCGTTAGTATTGCAGAATCATCGTTCGAAAACTGCCTTGCGGCGGTCCGCAGGGAGCCTTTCAGCGAAATCCGGCTTGACCAGGCTTCTTTTTCTCCCGAACAGATCACAAAGCTGTTTTCCTCAGGAAACCGGATCATCGCTACCTGCCGCCCGGGAAATCATGATGACGCACTGCGGAAAGAGATGCTCATCCGTGCCGTCGAATCAGGAGCTGCCTATGTTGATATTGAACTCGAAGCCCCTTCTGATTACCGGAACGAAATAATTAAGGTGGCAAGAAAACGCAATTGCCAGGTCATTATTTCCTTTCACGACTACCTCGACACACCGGTAATAAGCCGGCTCGAAAAAAATCTCGAACTGTGCTATTGTGCCGGAGCCGATATCGCCAAAATTGCCTGCATGGTGAATGACCGTGAAGCCCTGCTTCGTTTGTTCCAGTTGTATTATTATAAGGGCCGGAAGGTCATTGTGGGCATGGGGCTGTTTGGCCCTTTGTCGCGGATTGCTGCCCTGTCGCTTGGTTCGGAATTTACTTTTGCATCGCTGGTGGGCGGAAAACAAACGGCACCCGGACAGCTGACAAGGCAGGCAATGGAACAGATTCTCACCATCCTGGGGATACATACTGAGGCAAAGCAACCACAATGA
- the aroB gene encoding 3-dehydroquinate synthase produces the protein METLIIRTGNHQSQVLLGESYNQVGKYLPDARVIAVTDKNVYEHYRAFIRQWPVIVIKPGERNKTFETLEYIIDKLIRLNADRSTFVLGIGGGIVCDITGFAASIYMRGLRFGFISTSLLSQVDASVGGKNGINFRGYKNMVGVFRQPDFVLCDPSILKTLDNHEFITGFAEVIKAAAIRDESFFSWLEANYKAALNHDPEALEQMIYRSVKIKAEVVELDEKERNLRRILNFGHTFGHALEKVTGISHGEAVSVGMVMAAKLSEKTGTAPAGTALRLQQLLSGVGLPLLSPVPPDDLVDAMSRDKKKEKEQMFLVLLRRIGEAVTMPMPYTELKQHLHDLR, from the coding sequence ATGGAAACGTTGATTATTCGTACCGGAAATCACCAGTCACAGGTATTGCTGGGCGAATCATACAACCAGGTTGGAAAGTATCTGCCTGATGCACGGGTTATAGCAGTTACAGATAAGAATGTTTACGAGCATTACAGGGCATTCATCAGACAATGGCCGGTTATTGTCATTAAACCGGGAGAACGAAACAAGACATTCGAAACCCTGGAGTACATCATCGATAAACTGATCCGGCTGAATGCCGACAGGAGTACCTTTGTTCTGGGAATCGGCGGAGGAATTGTCTGCGACATTACCGGCTTTGCTGCTTCGATCTATATGCGCGGTTTGCGGTTTGGCTTTATCTCCACCTCCCTGCTTTCACAGGTCGATGCCAGTGTGGGAGGCAAAAACGGCATCAATTTCAGGGGATATAAAAACATGGTTGGCGTTTTCCGTCAGCCCGACTTTGTGCTGTGTGACCCCTCCATACTGAAAACACTTGATAACCATGAATTTATAACAGGGTTTGCTGAAGTGATCAAAGCAGCTGCCATCAGGGATGAAAGCTTCTTTTCCTGGCTGGAAGCCAATTACAAAGCTGCGTTGAATCATGATCCTGAGGCTCTGGAGCAAATGATTTACCGCTCGGTAAAAATTAAAGCAGAGGTGGTGGAACTGGACGAGAAAGAGAGAAACCTCCGGAGAATTCTTAACTTTGGCCATACATTTGGTCATGCTCTGGAGAAAGTTACAGGAATATCGCACGGGGAAGCCGTTTCTGTTGGTATGGTGATGGCGGCAAAATTGTCGGAAAAAACAGGAACGGCACCGGCCGGAACAGCCCTGCGGCTTCAGCAGTTGCTCAGCGGCGTGGGATTGCCCCTGCTTTCTCCCGTTCCTCCTGATGATCTGGTGGATGCAATGTCGCGGGATAAGAAAAAAGAAAAGGAACAAATGTTTCTTGTACTTTTACGCCGTATCGGCGAGGCCGTAACAATGCCGATGCCCTATACCGAATTAAAACAACACCTCCATGATTTGCGTTAG